Part of the Chloroflexota bacterium genome is shown below.
AACTCAAGGCCGATTGGGGTGGTGCAAATCGCCTGCTGCTGGCGCGAAAGCATTACCGCCTAAGCTAGCGTTGTGTAGTATACTAAGCCACAACGCTATTCTATTCTTCTCTAGCTGGTGTGCTGCTATGACGAACGCTGCGTACACACGCCTAAAACCGCAGATCATCACCGGTCGCCGGATTCTGCTGACGGCTTTTGTTACCCCGAATGACGATTATTTCGAGCCGCCTGACGGATGGATCGACCCGATTGAAGTTGCGCTCTATGGCAATAGTTTTGGCTGTAATTTGGCAACGCCCAATGGCAACAAGCGCTATATCGATTCCTACAACCGCGATGAGGTTTTGTGGACGACCAATAGTTTGATGCAGAATTGCCAGTTGCGGCCAGATTGGGGCTACTCCAATAATTCAACCCTTGATCTTAGCCGCTTGGCTCGGTTTGTTGGGCGGTTTACCAAGGCATGTGTGGCAATCTATCGCCATAATCATCCACCAGTTACGGTTGGGATGGCAATTATTCCTGCTCAAGGGCTACAATTGCTCGATAGTCAGACCAATTCGCCATTTGGGCCGTTGGTAACCCAAGCGCGGGTGGTGGCGCAAACGGCGCTTGAGGCAGGAGCCGACGAGCGTTTGCTGCAAACGATTCGCGATGGTTTATTATCTATTGCAGGCAGCTAAAATGGTAGCTCAGTTAGCGCTCGCAGACACACCGAGGTGATTGATGGGCAGTCAAATTACAACTGATGCTGGCATTCCGGTTGAGCCAATTTATCGTGATAACGACCGCCAGCCCGAACCTGATGCTGGCCAGTTTCCCTATACCCGCGGCATTTACCCCACGATGTATCGAGGCCGTTTGTGGACGATGCGTCAATATGCTGGCTTTGCTTCGGCCCACGAAACCAACGAACGCTTCCGCTATTTGCTCGACCAAGGCCAAATGGGGCTTTCCGTCGCCTTTGATCTACCAACCCAGCTTGGGCTCGACTCGGATGATCCACGGGCTGAGGGCGAGGTTGGCAAGGTCGGGGTGGCAATTGATTCAATCGACGATATGGCAACCTTATTCGCTGGCATTCCGCTAGATAAAGTTAGCACCTCGATGACGATTAATGCGCCCGCCAGTGTGCTGTTGTTGTTGTATGAGTTGGTTGGCGCTCAACAAGGCGCGGCCTCGAAAACGCTCACGGGCACAATTCAAAATGATATTCTCAAGGAATACGCTGCGCGTGGAACCTATATCTTTCCGCCACGGCCTTCGATGCGGCTGATTACCGATACCTTTGCCTATTGCGCCGAGCGGATTCCCCGCTGGAACACGATTAGCATCAGCGGCTATCATATTCGCGAGGCAGGCGCAACGGCGGTGCAAGAATTGGCCTTTACCTTGGCCAACGGCATTGCCTACGTTCAGGGCGCGATTGATGCTGGCTTGCATGTCGATGAATTTGGCCCACGTTTATCGTTCTTCTTCAATGCCCACAACAATTTCTTTGAAGAAATCGCCAAATTTCGTGCTGCTCGCCGCATGTGGGCCACAATTATGCGTGAGCGTTTTGGTGCAACCGATGAACGGGCCTTGACCTTGCGCTTCCACACTCAAACTGGCGGCTCGACCTTAACCTCACAGCAACCACTCAACAACGTGGTGCGGGTAACTTTGCAAGCCTTGGCGGCGGTGATGGGCGGCACGCAATCGCTGCACACCAACGGCTTTGATGAAGCGCTTTCGTTGCCCACCACCGAAGCTGCAACCCTCGCCTTGCGCACCCAACAAGTCATCGCCTATGAAAGTGGTGTGACAGCTAGCGCCGATCCCTTGGGTGGTTCGTATTTGGTCGAAAGCATGACCGACGAGATTGAGCAACGCGCCTTGGAATTAATTCGGCATATCGACGATTTGGGCGGCGCAGTGCGGGCTGTCGAAGATGGTTTCGTGCAAGCGCAAATTATGGATACCGCCTACGAGTATCAAAATCGGGTCGAAAGTGGAGAGCAACTGGTGATCGGGGTCAACAAATTTGTAACCGATGATGCGCCAGTGCCAATCTTCAAGCCCAACGAAGCGGTAGCCGCCGAACAATGTGCCAAATTGACCAAACTGCGGGCCGAGCGCGATCAAGCGGCGGTTGATGCGGCTTTGGCCGATTTGCAACGCGCCGCCGAGGGCAGTGCCAATGTGCTCTATCCAATGCGCGAAGCCTTGAGCCAACGGGCAACTGTTGGCGAGGTTTGTGGCGTATTGCGCCGAATTTGGGGAGAATATCGACCTGATGTGGCGATCTAAGGGTGTTGTTTTAGCAAGTGTGGTGGTGATCGTGCTGATCATCACCACACTTGCCCCAAATCTATTTGAGCAGATTGATGGCAACGTTGGCAGTTATCTGATGGTTGGCGTTGCGTTGGCGGCGGTTGCTGCTTGGTGGTGGCGACGCAAACAAGCCTAGTTTGCTGGCTTGCCAGTTGTAATCAAACTCAGCAAATCTTCGCCCCACTGGGCTAATTTTTGGCTCCCAATGCCTTTAATCGTGCTTAATTCTTGGGTATTGGTTGGCTGGTAGGCCGCCAAATCAAATAACACGCTATCGGGAATAATCATATAGTGCGGTAGATTGAGCTTACGGGCCTGCTCGGAGCGCCAGCTTTTGAGCAACAGCAACAATTCGCCATCAGCCTGAATCTGCTCATCTTTGGCCGAATCACGTTTGCCCTGAATGTTGAGCACTGGCAAAGTCTGAGGATCATTCAAAACCGCGCGGCCTGCACTATTCAAGGCCAACAACGGATATAAGCCCTGCTGCTGGCGATCCAACAATTGAGCCTCAACCAACGCCTCAACTACAACCTCAATTTGCTCCATCGTGGCATGGGCTAAAACGCCATGATCCGGCGAACGCTTGGCATCGCTGACCCCTTTGAGCAAGCGCACCAAGCCAGTTCGACCCAAGGGATAGGGCAAACGAGTTAGCGTTGCCAATACTTGCAAGGCAATGTCACGTTGTTGATTGCCAGTGCGTTTGGGAGCCGCCACGACTGCCACCAAGGTAGCTCCTTGATAGGCCAACGTTCCAGCATCAACCAACACATCAATCTCGGCACGAATCGAGTCAAACGAGCGTTCGGAGAGTGCTCCAAACAACGGATGCGAACTATAGCCTCGTGAGCCAGCCAAAATATGCGCCAAATCGCGGCTAGTTAATTGTTGGGGATGTTCGCGCACCGCCTCAACCATAATCCGTTGATGGTCGCTGATCGCCCCGCCATTGCCCCAATTGGAGCCAACCAGCGGCATGGTTTGGGGCTGCAAAACATTTGGTGGTCGGCTGATGGTGATGCGGCCTGATTGGCAAATATCACAGGCATTACCACAAGCAGGCAGGCGTTGGCCAAACTGCGCTGCCAAAATTCGATGGCGGCAATGGCTGGCCTCAACATATTGAGTTAATGAATCGAGTTGGCGTTCTTGGGTGCTGCGCCACTGCTTCAACACCTGATACATTCGTTCGCGGGTATCTTTGGGCGATGGCAAAACTTCGAGCAAAACTTCCCGCGCCACGCCTTCGTAGCCCAGCAAGCCTTGTTCTTGCCAAGCGAGCAAGGTTGGCTCAAGCTGGCTAGGAGCAATCCGCAAGGCAGCGGCTAAATCGAGGCTATTCACATCTTGCCACCAACGCCCCAAGCTAAACCACTCACAAAGTTGGTTAATTTCGGGCGTGGCAGGGGCTTCACCACGGCGCAATTTGCAAACTCGCGGTAAATCGAAATGGCGACGCACCAGCCCAACATGCTCCAAAATCCCCAAGCCAACCCGCAAACGAGTTTCATCAAAGCCCGAAAGCTCCATCAACTGGGCTTGATTGATCATGCCTTGGCCTTTGCCGATTTGCCCCAAAACAGCCTTATAGAGTTCGCGTAATTCTTCGACTCCAAAATGGCTACTTTCAAGCCATTCCTTGAGTTGGCGTTTATCGAAAAAGTTATAGAGCATAATGCAACGCGAGATTTGGCCATCGCGGCCTGCTCGCCCAGCTTCTTGGGCATAATCTTCTAGCGATTTGGGCAAATTGGCGTGAATCACCGCCCGCACATCACGTTTGTCAACGCCCATGCCAAAAGCGATGGTGGCAACAATTACGCGAGTTTCGCCACGCATAAAGCGATCTTGGATGGCATCGCGGTCGGGGCAGCCAGCGTGATAGGCTTCGGCCACAACACCAGTTTTGCGCAAGTGTTCAGCCAATTCTTCACAACTATTGCGCGAACGGGCATAGACAATAATTGCGCCATCAATTTGGCTGCACAAACTAAGAATCGCTGCTTGTTTTTTCTCTTTATTCGAGGCTTTGATCAATTCGAAGTGTAAATTTGGCCGAAAAACGTTGGTTCGCACGGTTTCTAAATCGCCAAGTTGCTCGCAGATCGCTTTTTCGGTGGCTGGGCTGGCGGTTGCCGTCAAGCCCAACACCAGCGGATTGCCAAGCTCGCGCAGTGCTTCGCGAATAAACAGATAATCGGGGCGAAACGAGAAACCCCACAACGACACACAATGTGCTTCATCGACGACAAATAACGAAATGCCAACTTGCTGCAATGCATAAAGAAATTGGCGTTGGCGCAACCGTTCGGGCGCAACATAGACTAATTTATAGCGACCCTCGCTCAAACCGCGCAACCGCGTGCGCACCTCATCGAAGGGAATTGCACTGTTGATAAAGGTCGCTTGTTCGCGTACCGCCTCAGGCAAGCCATCAAGTTGATCTTTCATCAAGGCAATCAGCGGCGAGATCACGATTGTGGCGTGGGGCAGCAGCAGTGCTGGCAATTGATAACACAACGATTTGCCAGCGCCTGTCGGCATCAAAGCCAGGGTTGATCGGCCAGCCATCACCCGTTCGATCACTTGTTGCTGACCACTACGAAAGCCAGGCAAGCCAAAATGCTCACGTAAGGCTTCGGTCAACTCATTGGCTAAGGCCGTCGTCTGGGCTTCAGCTTCATCGAAGGTAAACAGCGGCGTTTCAGGATCAACCAATGTCATATGCGCCTCAAAAGTAGCAAATCCGTTTCTAAGCATATCACATGATTGAATCGTGGTGGACAACCCAAGAGTACAAACCAACACTAGTGATAAACGACGGGCTTTCTAGGGCGACCGAGCGAGAGCGACGGTTGTCGGAATGGGATTGATTCAGTGCGCCAGGGCTGGTATACTCGGCCTATGACCTCGGTTGGTGCATGGAGAGGGTTAAGCACCAAACATATTTATTCCTCTTAGAATTCAACAGATCGTTATAGCCAAATCGTGCTGAAAATCAGCATGCTCCAGAACCAATCGATCTGCCTAGAATCACAGATTGCCGACTAATAGCAACGGAGCCGCTGTCTATGAGTGTGCCAATCGTTCAAATTCAGTACCAACAGCTCGAACACCTTGCTCAACGCTTCGCCAAGCAACAAACCCAGGTTCAGGCAATTCTACAAAGCTGAAGACAATGCAGAAGATCAAAAGCAGGCAGCCAACCAAGCTCTAGCTACCAGTCTAGGCTACAATCCAAATCAAATTTGGCGTGAAGGCGATCCAATCGATGCGGGGAGCATTGTCTTTTTTGTCAGCGGTGGCAGCCCACTCAGCCACGTTGCGATGGCGACTGGCCGTGAGATCAATGGGTCACCCGAGTTAATCAGTTTGTGGAATCAACCAAACAGTATCGAGAGTGTGCAATTTACGTCTATCGCTGCATTGAACAGCTCCGATTACACCATCAGCATTGCGCCAAACCCTTGGCTGAACGATTAAGACTCAGCGTGGTACAATATTCAGCAGATTATTTTTAGCTGAAACGACGATCATGATGGATATTTTAGTCATCGCTTTTTATAAATTTGTCGATCTGCCCGATTTTGCCGCCAAGCGCGAGCCATTGCGCGATTTTTGCAACCAACGCGGGATCAAAGGCACGATTTTGTTGGCACACGAGGGAATTAATTCAACCGTTGCTGGCTCCGAGCCAGCCATGCGCGAATTGTTGGAGTTTCTGCGCAGCGATTCACGCCTCGCCGATTTGGTTTGGAAGGAATCGTGGACCAACGAAATTCCCTTTCAGCGCATGAAAGTGCGTTTGAAAAAGGAAATTGTGACCCTCGGTATGCCCGAAATCAACCCTAACGATGGTGTTGGCACCTATGTTGATGCCGAGCAGTGGAATGCCTTGATCAACGATCCTGAAGTTGTGGTGATTGATACCCGCAACGATTATGAAGTTGAAGTTGGCACATTTCCCCAGGCACTCAATCCCAAAACCGATTCGTTCCGCGAATTTCCGGCGTTTGTTGAGCAAAACCTTGATCCTCAGCAACATCCCAAGGTGGCGATGTTTTGCACTGGCGGCATTCGCTGTGAAAAAGCCACGGCCTATATGCTGCGCAAGGGTTTTCAAGCAGTCTATCATCTTGAAGGCGGCATTTTGAAATACCTTGAAACGGTCGAGCCAAGCGCCAACCAATGGCAAGGCGAGTGCTATGTGTTTGATCAACGGGTTGCGGTCGATGAGCAACTCAAGCCAGGCCACTACGATTTGGATCAGCCAACGGGCTTGCCCCGTAAGCGCGAGGAAGCAAGTTTATGACCGTGATCGCTTTAGCCGGAGCCACGGGCTACACTGGCCAACGGATTATCAGTCAAGCCGCCAACAATTCTGAATGGCAAGTACGGGCTTTGGTGCGCCAAAGTGCCACCAGCAAAACTCATTTTCCCCTTGGCCAAGCCTTTGCGATCTGCGATTTTGCCGATCAAGCGAGTGTTGAGGCAGCGCTTGAGGGCTGCGAGGCGGTATTTCAAACGATTGGCACAACCCAAGCTCAATTTAATACCGATGTCAGCTACGAAACTGTCGATTATGGCACAACCATCGCTTTGATCAAAGCAGCCCAAGCGCAAGGAGTCAAGCGTTTTGTGCTGCTTAGCTCGGCGGGCGCGGGCTTGCCGCTCGGCTCATACTTACGTTGGAAGGCCAAAACCGAAAAAGCTGTGCGCGAAAGCGGACTCGATTGGACAATTCTGCGGCCTGCGGCGATTGTCGGGCCAAGCCGCCGCGCAATCCAACTAGCAAGCATGCCGTTTGCGCTGCTCAGCAAATTGCCTTTGATTGGGCGCTTAGGCGCAATTATGCGGCCAGTTGATGTCAACGATTTGGCGTTGAGCTTTTTCAAGTGCCTCGCAGACGAAACTACGATTGGCAAAACGCTTGAAGGTCGCTCATTCTGGCGCTTGATTCGCTAACGAGGTGCTAAATGCAACATCTACCAACTGAAGCTTTAATTGCCCGATTGCGAGCCTTACACCTTGGCTCGGCAGTTGAGCCTGCGCTCCAACTAGCGGTCGATCGCAATGCTGGGCGCATGCGGCCACTCAGCGATCAGCCCTATTTGTATCATTTGGTAGAAGTTGCAGTGCAAATTGTCGAGGTGTTTGGCATTCGCGATGAAATTGCCACGGTGATTGCGCTATGGCACGATTTGCTTGAGGATGATCAAATTAGCCGCGACGAATTGCTGCATTACATCAACACCCGCCCTGCTTTGGTGCGGCTTGGCGATTTGTTGCCCTTGCTCGATGGCTTGAATCGGCATAACAAAACCACCGAACAATATTATTCAACGATTGCGATCTTGCCACCGCAAGCATTTTGGGTCAAAACCAGCGATTTGTTGAGCAACACCAAGCCCATGCCCTTGCTCGATTGGCAGCGACTCAAGCCGCGTTGGATCGCCAAATACAGTGTTGAACTAGCGCGTGAGGTGCTTGATGTTGGCCGTTTCGAACAAAAACGGGCTTATCCCACGATTCGCAATGCCCTGCTTGATGTGCAACAACGGCTGATTAGCGGCCTGCAAAACGACGAGGATCGTTGGCACGAAATTGCGGCCTACGATCCTCGCTTTATCAGTTCGGCCCAGCGCCTACTTAATCTCGAACTAGGGTCACGAGCTTAAACGATTCAGCCAATTCGCACTCAACTCCAGCTTCACGCGCCGATTTGGCGGTAGCAACCGCCCAGTCGCGCATCATTGGCTCTGGCTCCCAATCGCCCAATTGGCATTTGTGTTCGCGCAAAGCCTTGAGTTTGAGCTGAAAATCCTCTTCGGTCAAGCCAACCCACGTATCAACCCGCTCGCCACCCATCAAATAAACTTGTCGCACATTGTGGGGTTCTAGCCCTTCCTCTAACAGATCAGGGAAGATCAAACGGGTTGAAGCTGCTGGCATAATTGCCCCAAAAGTGGCATTGCCTGCCGCCACATGGTCGGGATGGTTCAAATAATCATCACTGTAGCGAAATGATGGATCTTGGCAAACCACAATATCCGGTTTGTAGCGCCGAATCACCCGCGTAATGGCTTTGCGCAATTCAAGGGTTGGCTCCAACGCCGCATCATCGAAACTCAAAAATGTGACATCAGCACCAACATGGGCCGCCGCCGCCCGTTGCTCAGCTTGGCGAATCTCGGCTAAGCGTTCGGGAGTCATGTTGGGGTCGCTTGAGCCATGATTGCCATCGGTACAAAGGCAAAAATGGATGTGATGGCCTTCGCGATACCAGCGCGACAACGTGCCGCTACAGACAAATTCAGCATCATCAGGGTGGGCTACAACG
Proteins encoded:
- a CDS encoding methylmalonyl-CoA mutase family protein, which gives rise to MGSQITTDAGIPVEPIYRDNDRQPEPDAGQFPYTRGIYPTMYRGRLWTMRQYAGFASAHETNERFRYLLDQGQMGLSVAFDLPTQLGLDSDDPRAEGEVGKVGVAIDSIDDMATLFAGIPLDKVSTSMTINAPASVLLLLYELVGAQQGAASKTLTGTIQNDILKEYAARGTYIFPPRPSMRLITDTFAYCAERIPRWNTISISGYHIREAGATAVQELAFTLANGIAYVQGAIDAGLHVDEFGPRLSFFFNAHNNFFEEIAKFRAARRMWATIMRERFGATDERALTLRFHTQTGGSTLTSQQPLNNVVRVTLQALAAVMGGTQSLHTNGFDEALSLPTTEAATLALRTQQVIAYESGVTASADPLGGSYLVESMTDEIEQRALELIRHIDDLGGAVRAVEDGFVQAQIMDTAYEYQNRVESGEQLVIGVNKFVTDDAPVPIFKPNEAVAAEQCAKLTKLRAERDQAAVDAALADLQRAAEGSANVLYPMREALSQRATVGEVCGVLRRIWGEYRPDVAI
- a CDS encoding ATP-dependent DNA helicase, with the translated sequence MTLVDPETPLFTFDEAEAQTTALANELTEALREHFGLPGFRSGQQQVIERVMAGRSTLALMPTGAGKSLCYQLPALLLPHATIVISPLIALMKDQLDGLPEAVREQATFINSAIPFDEVRTRLRGLSEGRYKLVYVAPERLRQRQFLYALQQVGISLFVVDEAHCVSLWGFSFRPDYLFIREALRELGNPLVLGLTATASPATEKAICEQLGDLETVRTNVFRPNLHFELIKASNKEKKQAAILSLCSQIDGAIIVYARSRNSCEELAEHLRKTGVVAEAYHAGCPDRDAIQDRFMRGETRVIVATIAFGMGVDKRDVRAVIHANLPKSLEDYAQEAGRAGRDGQISRCIMLYNFFDKRQLKEWLESSHFGVEELRELYKAVLGQIGKGQGMINQAQLMELSGFDETRLRVGLGILEHVGLVRRHFDLPRVCKLRRGEAPATPEINQLCEWFSLGRWWQDVNSLDLAAALRIAPSQLEPTLLAWQEQGLLGYEGVAREVLLEVLPSPKDTRERMYQVLKQWRSTQERQLDSLTQYVEASHCRHRILAAQFGQRLPACGNACDICQSGRITISRPPNVLQPQTMPLVGSNWGNGGAISDHQRIMVEAVREHPQQLTSRDLAHILAGSRGYSSHPLFGALSERSFDSIRAEIDVLVDAGTLAYQGATLVAVVAAPKRTGNQQRDIALQVLATLTRLPYPLGRTGLVRLLKGVSDAKRSPDHGVLAHATMEQIEVVVEALVEAQLLDRQQQGLYPLLALNSAGRAVLNDPQTLPVLNIQGKRDSAKDEQIQADGELLLLLKSWRSEQARKLNLPHYMIIPDSVLFDLAAYQPTNTQELSTIKGIGSQKLAQWGEDLLSLITTGKPAN
- a CDS encoding rhodanese-related sulfurtransferase, with protein sequence MDILVIAFYKFVDLPDFAAKREPLRDFCNQRGIKGTILLAHEGINSTVAGSEPAMRELLEFLRSDSRLADLVWKESWTNEIPFQRMKVRLKKEIVTLGMPEINPNDGVGTYVDAEQWNALINDPEVVVIDTRNDYEVEVGTFPQALNPKTDSFREFPAFVEQNLDPQQHPKVAMFCTGGIRCEKATAYMLRKGFQAVYHLEGGILKYLETVEPSANQWQGECYVFDQRVAVDEQLKPGHYDLDQPTGLPRKREEASL
- a CDS encoding NAD(P)H-binding protein translates to MTVIALAGATGYTGQRIISQAANNSEWQVRALVRQSATSKTHFPLGQAFAICDFADQASVEAALEGCEAVFQTIGTTQAQFNTDVSYETVDYGTTIALIKAAQAQGVKRFVLLSSAGAGLPLGSYLRWKAKTEKAVRESGLDWTILRPAAIVGPSRRAIQLASMPFALLSKLPLIGRLGAIMRPVDVNDLALSFFKCLADETTIGKTLEGRSFWRLIR
- a CDS encoding PIG-L family deacetylase, with translation MSEQAFTPKRILVVVAHPDDAEFVCSGTLSRWYREGHHIHFCLCTDGNHGSSDPNMTPERLAEIRQAEQRAAAAHVGADVTFLSFDDAALEPTLELRKAITRVIRRYKPDIVVCQDPSFRYSDDYLNHPDHVAAGNATFGAIMPAASTRLIFPDLLEEGLEPHNVRQVYLMGGERVDTWVGLTEEDFQLKLKALREHKCQLGDWEPEPMMRDWAVATAKSAREAGVECELAESFKLVTLVRD